A region of the Oncorhynchus clarkii lewisi isolate Uvic-CL-2024 unplaced genomic scaffold, UVic_Ocla_1.0 unplaced_contig_4693_pilon_pilon, whole genome shotgun sequence genome:
GTGTGGTCCTGAGAAAAGGAAGGCATATGGTTGGAAAGGCTTCAATTCAATAAGGATTACTGAGTCTAAAGTTTCTCCCTGGGCTGTAATGCATAACTCTGTGAAAAGTGTCAGGAAGCTGCTACAGTAATCTGTTACGGGCTTCCACAACTTTTATTACACCTTTATATACACAGACTGGTattcactctctctgttctctctgttctctaccctgtctctctgttctctaccctgtctctctattctctaccctgtctctctgttctctctgttttctaccctgtctctctgttctcactctctatctctccacatCATTCGTGACCACCCCCCAGGGGTGGAAGTGTCTAGGGTCCAGTAGGAACGTTCCTATCCAATATAGGACCCGTGAGTACCAGTGTAGTCCGTCTCCTTGTATAGTCCCTAGCCCAGTCCAGCTGTACAGCAGGCGGAGGGGACCAAATGCCCAGTGGGCTAGGTGGTGCTGGTCCATAGCAGCGTAGCACGAGGCTAAAACGCCGTCCACCACCAGTGAGCCGTGGCGTGTCAGGGGGGCGAAGGCCCCGGTGTCCACCTGGATGTGGGTCCAGGCGACTGGGGAGAGGTGGGCTTGTGGTCCCTTGTCTCCACCTGCGGTCAGCACACACTGCCCTGGCCGTACGTCGCTGGCGTACATAGTCCGCGTGACAACCCCCTTGGACGACTCCCCCACTGAACAGTTACCCTCGGTCACGAACACAAGATGAGCCGCGGTGAGGGTCAGGTTCGCTCCCGTCTCTGTTCCCAACACATAGAACTGTTTCCTGGCTGCAGGCTCGTGGTCCAGGAAGGTCAGGAACTCACTGTAGACAAGCTCTCCTCCGCTCCCATCAACCCCCGAGGAGGACAGGACACGGTCACCTGGCTGGAGGTCCTGAACCGCCCTGCTGCTCCCGTCTTCCAGCGTCACCAGAGAACGACCTGGGAAACAACCTCCGGTCTTAGCTGCTACTGagtgctctgagagagagagagagagagagagagagagagagagagagagagagagagagagagagagagagagagagagagagagagagagagagagaaaagagggcgagagagagagggagggagagagagagagagagagagagagagagagagacagaaaagagggcgagagagggagggagggcgagagagagagagagagagacagaa
Encoded here:
- the LOC139399444 gene encoding indian hedgehog B protein-like; protein product: HSVAAKTGGCFPGRSLVTLEDGSSRAVQDLQPGDRVLSSSGVDGSGGELVYSEFLTFLDHEPAARKQFYVLGTETGANLTLTAAHLVFVTEGNCSVGESSKGVVTRTMYASDVRPGQCVLTAGGDKGPQAHLSPVAWTHIQVDTGAFAPLTRHGSLVVDGVLASCYAAMDQHHLAHWAFGPLRLLYSWTGLGTIQGDGLHWYSRVLYWIGTFLLDPRHFHPWGVVTNDVER